The proteins below come from a single Lates calcarifer isolate ASB-BC8 linkage group LG11, TLL_Latcal_v3, whole genome shotgun sequence genomic window:
- the slc16a6b gene encoding solute carrier family 16 member 6b isoform X2, whose protein sequence is MQCSYHAGQWLSCPLFLFSSVFTGLGYCLTFLPTVTILAQYFSRRRALVTSIASSGESFAIFAFAPAFTTLKQHIGWRYCLVVLGTFQASVIGCGLLLRPIIIEPEPVKEDNESDKDSLSLKQLQTVYELENEQTRTSISSGVSRGSEDSGVTSLSASNVDLRTAGAETKALVEWELQDKEGREPSLSTPPSPVKEKDEVEPAEVEAGPLKPSSPKLMDFSVLKDCAFIWYSLFGLFATLGFFAPQIYIIELSKSRGVEPNMASYMLSVMAVAEIFGRLSIGVVLNKVRCRKTLLLLVCVVLLCLVLVAFTIVWEFWGLVVCCALYGYFMGTVGSTHIPMLAEEDVVGIQKMASSVGVYVFIQSFAGLAGPPLGGVLVDVTQNYGAAFYSCAVGMGLSAICLGLVGPAKSGMCQRQCRKKEEGKNLEEEQKISQESDQTDFLEVDLAPEDSPVRRAVDQDSASVI, encoded by the exons ATGCAGTGTTCCTACCATGCGGGCCAGTGGCTGTCATGTcccctttttctcttctcctctgtgtttacagGCCTCGGCTActgcctcaccttcctccccacTGTCACCATCTTAGCCCAGTACTTCTCCAGACGGCGAGCCCTCGTCACCTCCATTGCTTCCTCCGGAGAATCCTTTGCTATATTTGCATTTGCTCCAG CCTTCACTacactgaaacaacacattGGCTGGCGCTACTGTCTGGTTGTCCTTGGCACCTTTCAGGCTTCTGTGATTGGCTGTGGGCTTCTTCTGCGCCCAATAATCATTGAGCCAGAACCTGTAAAGGAGGACAATGAGTCGGAcaaagactctctctctctgaagcagCTGCAGACTGTGTATGAGCTGGAGAATGAACAAACCAGAACCTCCATCAGCTCAGGAGTCTCCAGAGGTTCGGAGGACTCAGGTgtcacctccctctctgcctcaaATGTAGACCTGAGGACTGCAGGAGCTGAAACCAAGGCCCTAGTGGAGTGGGAGTTGCAGGACAAAGAGGGCCGGGAGCCATCACTGTCCACACCTCCCAGCCCAGTCAAGGAGAAGGATGAGGTGGAACCGGCAGAGGTAGAGGCGGGTCCTCTCAAGCCCTCCAGCCCCAAACTCATGGACTTCTCTGTGCTTAAAGACTGTGCCTTCATCTGGTACTCACTCTTTGGCCTGTTTGCCACACTGGGCTTCTTTGCTCCACAGATCTACATCATTGAACTGAGCAAGAGTCGGGGAGTGGAGCCCAACATGGCCTCCTACATGCTCTCTGTGATGGCCGTGGCCGAGATCTTTGGTCGCTTGTCTATTGGGGTGGTGCTGAACAAAGTCCGTTGCAGGAAGACCCTGCTGTTGCTGGTGTGTGTGGTTCTACTGTGCCTGGTTCTAGTGGCTTTCACTATTGTGTGGGAGTTCTGGGGCTTGGTGGTCTGCTGCGCCCTCTATGGTTACTTCATGGGCACCGTGGGCTCCACCCACATCCCCATGCTGGCTGAGGAGGATGTGGTGGGAATCCAGAAGATGGCATCCTCTGTAGGAGTGTATGTCTTCATCCAGAGCTTTGCCGGACTGGCCGGACCCCCCTTAGGAG GTGTATTGGTGGATGTCACACAGAACTATGGTGCTGCCTTCTATTCCTGCGCAGTGGGTATGGGGCTCAGTGCCATCTGCCTGGGCCTGGTCGGTCCAGCCAAGTCTGGCATGTGTCAAAGACagtgcagaaagaaagaagaaggcAAAAACCTGGAGGAAGAGCAGAAAATATCTCAGGAAAGTGACCAGACTGACTTTTTGGAGGTGGACTTGGCCCCGGAGGACAGTCCCGTTAGACGGGCTGTGGATCAGGACAGCGCCTCTGTAATATGA
- the slc16a6b gene encoding solute carrier family 16 member 6b isoform X1 gives MRVPSCLGPNVYPEVPDGGWGWAVAAAFFLVEVCTYGTLKSLGVFLQDLMEEFGESNSRVSWVISICVFIFTFTAPLSTMLSNRFGYRPVVMMGGFLISLGTITSAFTNSINEMYITIGIVSGLGYCLTFLPTVTILAQYFSRRRALVTSIASSGESFAIFAFAPAFTTLKQHIGWRYCLVVLGTFQASVIGCGLLLRPIIIEPEPVKEDNESDKDSLSLKQLQTVYELENEQTRTSISSGVSRGSEDSGVTSLSASNVDLRTAGAETKALVEWELQDKEGREPSLSTPPSPVKEKDEVEPAEVEAGPLKPSSPKLMDFSVLKDCAFIWYSLFGLFATLGFFAPQIYIIELSKSRGVEPNMASYMLSVMAVAEIFGRLSIGVVLNKVRCRKTLLLLVCVVLLCLVLVAFTIVWEFWGLVVCCALYGYFMGTVGSTHIPMLAEEDVVGIQKMASSVGVYVFIQSFAGLAGPPLGGVLVDVTQNYGAAFYSCAVGMGLSAICLGLVGPAKSGMCQRQCRKKEEGKNLEEEQKISQESDQTDFLEVDLAPEDSPVRRAVDQDSASVI, from the exons GGCCTAATGTTTACCCAGAGGTGCCTGATGGCGGCTGGGGCTGGGCTGTGGCTGCGGCCTTCTTCTTGGTGGAGGTCTGCACCTATGGGACCCTCAAGAGCCTGGGCGTCTTCCTCCAGGACCTGATGGAGGAGTTTGGAGAAAGCAACAGCCGAGTGTCATGGGTCATTTCCATTTGCGTCTTCATCTTTACCTTCACTG CCCCTCTGTCCACGATGCTGAGCAACCGCTTTGGCTATCGTCCAGTGGTGATGATGGGAGGCTTCCTCATCAGTCTGGGAACCATCACCTCCGCCTTCACCAATTCCATTAATGAGATGTACATCACCATCGGCATTGTCTCAG GCCTCGGCTActgcctcaccttcctccccacTGTCACCATCTTAGCCCAGTACTTCTCCAGACGGCGAGCCCTCGTCACCTCCATTGCTTCCTCCGGAGAATCCTTTGCTATATTTGCATTTGCTCCAG CCTTCACTacactgaaacaacacattGGCTGGCGCTACTGTCTGGTTGTCCTTGGCACCTTTCAGGCTTCTGTGATTGGCTGTGGGCTTCTTCTGCGCCCAATAATCATTGAGCCAGAACCTGTAAAGGAGGACAATGAGTCGGAcaaagactctctctctctgaagcagCTGCAGACTGTGTATGAGCTGGAGAATGAACAAACCAGAACCTCCATCAGCTCAGGAGTCTCCAGAGGTTCGGAGGACTCAGGTgtcacctccctctctgcctcaaATGTAGACCTGAGGACTGCAGGAGCTGAAACCAAGGCCCTAGTGGAGTGGGAGTTGCAGGACAAAGAGGGCCGGGAGCCATCACTGTCCACACCTCCCAGCCCAGTCAAGGAGAAGGATGAGGTGGAACCGGCAGAGGTAGAGGCGGGTCCTCTCAAGCCCTCCAGCCCCAAACTCATGGACTTCTCTGTGCTTAAAGACTGTGCCTTCATCTGGTACTCACTCTTTGGCCTGTTTGCCACACTGGGCTTCTTTGCTCCACAGATCTACATCATTGAACTGAGCAAGAGTCGGGGAGTGGAGCCCAACATGGCCTCCTACATGCTCTCTGTGATGGCCGTGGCCGAGATCTTTGGTCGCTTGTCTATTGGGGTGGTGCTGAACAAAGTCCGTTGCAGGAAGACCCTGCTGTTGCTGGTGTGTGTGGTTCTACTGTGCCTGGTTCTAGTGGCTTTCACTATTGTGTGGGAGTTCTGGGGCTTGGTGGTCTGCTGCGCCCTCTATGGTTACTTCATGGGCACCGTGGGCTCCACCCACATCCCCATGCTGGCTGAGGAGGATGTGGTGGGAATCCAGAAGATGGCATCCTCTGTAGGAGTGTATGTCTTCATCCAGAGCTTTGCCGGACTGGCCGGACCCCCCTTAGGAG GTGTATTGGTGGATGTCACACAGAACTATGGTGCTGCCTTCTATTCCTGCGCAGTGGGTATGGGGCTCAGTGCCATCTGCCTGGGCCTGGTCGGTCCAGCCAAGTCTGGCATGTGTCAAAGACagtgcagaaagaaagaagaaggcAAAAACCTGGAGGAAGAGCAGAAAATATCTCAGGAAAGTGACCAGACTGACTTTTTGGAGGTGGACTTGGCCCCGGAGGACAGTCCCGTTAGACGGGCTGTGGATCAGGACAGCGCCTCTGTAATATGA